The genomic interval TAGACGTATATAATTATGCAGTAACATTTATTAGACAAAGAAATTCAACATATACATTACAATCAAACTTTATGGTTCTTCAACACTCTTGTAGACACTTGCCACTGAATTGAACACAAAACCTGTCGTGTTATATTTTTTCTACAAACCAAGCACTCCTATCGTATTGAACGCACAGCATTTGAACAAATCAGGACACGTAATGCTTGTTTTTTATGTCCTACTGTTTCACCAATTATGTCTGGTACCatgaacagaaaaacatcttAAATAATGCCCAGAAGataacgctctctctctcacacacacacacacgcacacactgtaGAGCTTGTGAACTTGTTACGAGAGTGTGTCTGGTCCTCAGCACAGAAGAGACAGGTCACTCTTTCGGCAGCCCACCTGACAGCACATGTTGGTCATCATGGGGTTCAGGTCTCGTGTTGACAAGTCGGACCCTGTGCTCTCACTCAGCTCCTCAGCATTGCTCTGCTCTGCAAGAGAAAACACTGTGGAACACCCACAAACGTCAGATTAGTAAGTACATCCACTTTTCAGTAAGAACATATCATTTTCACAGGCAGTGTTGAAGCAGTTTAAAAGCAGGTAATTGAATTTGCATAGTGATCCAACAGAGATACAAACAAGAATTGATAACCAAGAAACGGAAGTTATTAAGCAGGTTCGGAGAAACAATATTTTCCTAAGGCCGAGGCTCCAGAGATGTCCAGTTAGATTATACAATTACACAGCAGAGAAAATCCAGTTACACAGCATGATGTATCTATTAGAAATGCATGTTAACATCGCTGATCGTTATTACACTGCGTAACGGATCAGGCCTGTGTTCTGGTGCTGTCATCAGCGCTGTTCATTCAGACATCTGGATGTACAGTAGATGGAGAATCTGGACAATGAATCCAAGTTTTAAAGCTGTAAATTACAGCAAATGGTATTAGAGAATTAGATTGGTGGATCATtaatgaacagagagagaaatgctaATAGTTGAAAAGCTTGTGCTTTTGTGTAGACTGAAAAAACAAGTTGCTACTAAGTTACAGTAAGAGAGCAGAAAGAAGCCGATGGACTCCTGTTCTCTATTTTGAGACACGAGAGCTCATTTTTTAAGGcgttgggctactgatcggaagttcatgagttcagatcccagcaCCACCGAGTGCTTCATCAACTGCTCAATTGTTCCTTGTCTCGATTGGATAAAATAAGGttaattaaatgcatttaattcAGTCAAATGACAGTAGGCCATTTATTTAAGAATCactctctgtgtttgtggatGGTCCTAAAGATTTGCATTTCCCAAAAACAGTTTCTACCAAGTCTCAGCCTTTCTTTACTgtataatctcacctggatactgcaGACTTGGACCTAAGAActgctttaatataaaacatactGCTTTAGTCTTTAAAATATGCTCAGAACTTTCAGCACAGTCAGTAGTGTTTGCCTTCGCTATTTTACaattgtatactgtaatgaGTTATCATTTCAATATCTAATGTCACTCAGAAGAGGATGGGGGTTCCCTTTttagtctggttcctctcaagagtTTTCCTCACCACTGATCCCCAGTCCTTATTGGGGATCTAAAGCTACatccatatttctgtaaagctgctttgtgattataatgtctattgtaaaaaaaaataataaataaataaaaagtgatgtacaaataaaactgaaaagaaaaacccagatgttttcaaaaaaaaaatcatgctagATTTTAAAATGGCAGCAATCTAAGGAAAAACaggcataattaaaaaaaaaaaatgcattcagcCAGTACCGCTTATAGAGGAAATTTATGTCTGTGGATAATCTGACTCACCATCGTTTTCTGGTGTAAGCAGCCTTCTCCACCTGGAGCCTCCACAGGTGTAGACCACGGCCCGGATGAACTCGCGGCCACAGAGCTTGACCGAATTGACCTCTGCCTGCACCTGCACCACGCTGCAAACAGCCCACAGCAGCAACAAGGGCACCAGAGGAAGTCGATAACTTGCTCTCATAATGGCTCCTGCACGTTCGTCCTTCTTCCCTTCTTGTTCTCTGCTTCTTCACGAACTTCAAGGCTGGAAGCTGGTCTATGAAATGTCCTGTAACTTGTGCTCTATTTATATAGTGGCATTCTCCATCCTTCTGGGCTGTTTCATCTAGTCCACCTCCCCTTCAAACTCCACCCTGCTCCCAGAGTCCCCCTCAGCTAAACATGTTTATACTGCCTGCTATCTCTAAAGGCAGAGGAAAAGGCATTTTCAACAGGTAGGTAAGTGCTTTACTGCCCCAATTGAGAATCAAATTACATCCCTTTCAGGAAAACAGCTTGTCTCCTTGTCTCCTGACTGTTCCAGTATAATGGCTTCATTGCAGTGATATCTTTCATAATGCAAAGCTAATCGAGTCACTTTGAGCAACAGAGCTCTCCCCTGTGCAAAACCTACAATATCACATAATCTGATTGGCATGTTACATTCTCTAAAACCAGCCGGACCACAAATAAAAAGTGGAAATGATTATGATCACTCTAATCTGGACCATAATGGCTTTATTGTCAGAGCGACGTCTCCCACGAGAAGGTTAATATGTCCCTATATGACTGAGATTTAGAGATAAATGATCGGTCATATTGTCATGCACTGTACAATATTAAAAGATATAGGAAAGCAAACACTTTGTTGTTGAAGCCCAATTTCACATTACAAGATTTAAACATATGACAATATGAATGCATATAGAGTGTTCTGGATTAtgaactcagcaaaaaaaaaaagaaaagaaatgtccctttttcgggagactgtattttaaagatcacGTTATAACAAGATGTTGGggatgattttcttttttcttgcatgACAGCAAGGTGCTACAATGTACACAAGTACATactatacagtgagggaaataagtgtTGAACGCGCCAACTTTTGTTCCAAATTtttaccaaagtctggtgaaaatttcatgtgaataacctaattggaaatatatttacttaaaaaaatgttgacgtgttctatactatacagtgggggaaataagtattgaacattctttttagtaaatacatttccaataaggttattcacatgaaatttggaacaaatgttgatgcgttcaatacttatttcccccactgtataagcTAACTTGTTCATGAATTTTTGCAAAATTCATTTTACAACTTTTTTTGAGAATGTTTCAACAAGTAAACCACTGAGAGTGTAGTGCTTATGTCTGTAATGGATAGACATGACACCCTGGCTAAAACATGTACCGTATATAATCATAGGCCCATTTAAGATAGACATCCCCCCATAACTACTTCTCTGATGAAGCTCTCCACTGTGTTTGCTCAGAGCCACTGACTGAACTGCTCAGTACTAAAACTGTTTGATTTGCACTAAAAGACTCTGAATATTGAACTCTCCAATGAATCATGGGTTACAGCAGCTCACATAATGACAGCCATTTGCAGATCTGTGATGGGGTGTTGATGACATGGATGGGTTGTAATCTGTCGACAGGTTCTGGCAATCACACTGTTCCTTCCCTCTCCATTAACTTTTAGTGTGTTACAATTAAACCCATCACATCCCCTCCCATGTTAATGCAAGATGTTTTAATCACAATTTCCTAAACATTTCTTTATTCTTGGATTCCACTTAGATTGGATTAGCAGATTTACCATATTTAATGATGCCAAACTCAAACCCTCTATTCAAATCTTCGAATCTTAAGattcttaaaataaatcaatctttTTGGTTATTCTAGAAACTCTGCTTAGGGGACAGGAGTCTGTTTGTAGTTACTACAGCCTTAAGTGTTGAAATTCTCTGCTTGTTCTCAAGCATGTTGAATATCCACTGGTTTAACTACAGCCTCAGAAGCACTCTACTTGCACAGATGATGAAGGACTTTTGTCTGAGTTTGGAAACTCACCTGCTGTTGAACAAACAtctaaaactgcacaaaacaagctgctagactgtatgctgGATAACTGTATGTTGTGACCCTCAACTGCTATAAATTGGTTTACcctaaaaattcactagatgATAAcctatagc from Ictalurus furcatus strain D&B chromosome 11, Billie_1.0, whole genome shotgun sequence carries:
- the insl5a gene encoding insulin-like 5a; translated protein: MRASYRLPLVPLLLLWAVCSVVQVQAEVNSVKLCGREFIRAVVYTCGGSRWRRLLTPENDVFSLAEQSNAEELSESTGSDLSTRDLNPMMTNMCCQVGCRKSDLSLLC